From Blastocatellia bacterium, the proteins below share one genomic window:
- the nuoK gene encoding NADH-quinone oxidoreductase subunit NuoK encodes MTTIPISWYLAVAAVLFTIGTVTVFVKRNAIVMLLGIELMLNAANLTAVTFSSYFRELGGQILVFFVMVVAAAEAAVGLAIIILLFRHRETLNVDEAQLLKL; translated from the coding sequence ATGACGACGATTCCGATCTCTTGGTATCTGGCCGTGGCCGCCGTGCTCTTCACGATCGGCACGGTCACGGTCTTCGTCAAGCGAAATGCGATCGTGATGCTGTTGGGGATCGAGCTGATGCTGAATGCTGCCAATCTGACGGCAGTCACCTTCTCCAGCTATTTCCGCGAGCTTGGGGGGCAGATTCTGGTCTTCTTCGTCATGGTCGTGGCGGCAGCCGAAGCAGCCGTGGGATTGGCCATCATCATCTTGCTCTTCCGGCATCGGGAGACGCTGAACGTGGACGAGGCGCAACTGTTGAAGCTCTAG